One stretch of Mobula hypostoma unplaced genomic scaffold, sMobHyp1.1 scaffold_162, whole genome shotgun sequence DNA includes these proteins:
- the LOC134341510 gene encoding LOW QUALITY PROTEIN: probable G-protein coupled receptor 139 (The sequence of the model RefSeq protein was modified relative to this genomic sequence to represent the inferred CDS: deleted 2 bases in 1 codon; substituted 2 bases at 2 genomic stop codons), with product MCSLGISFREILXHTGTNQXSEKMPALYQRYQRVDRILNVFIVVIGVPVNLAAIVILSRGKCGLSPCTTRYLVAMAAGDLLTVVIEVLVHQVLNHYFTWNFLRITPVCRVIEVLRFTATYCSVWFTVMFTFDRFVGICCQKLKTKYCTGKTAAVVLTTTGVLSFLKIVPSYFLWEPGQIINDVPWFCKLKANTFTDLGWVIYDWLDIVLNPFIPFAVILLLNALTVRHIVVASRVRKGLRGQSKAENRGDPEMESRRRSVVLLFTLSGSFILLWMTHVVNFMYYEISGIGFNFNDSEWIFHTGGALLKNFSCCANTFIYAVTQSKFREQLFNAVKYPVTSLLQFITQALH from the exons ATGTGCAGCCTCGGCATTTCATTCCGAGAGATC CTGTAGCACACGGGGACAAACCAATGATCAGAGAAAATGCCTGCACTGTATCAGAGGTACCAGCGTGTGGACAGAATACTCAACGTGTTCATTGTCGTTATTGGCGTTCCTG TGAATTTAgcggcgattgtgatcctgtcccggggaaagtgcggtctctctccctgcaccACTCGCTACCTGGTTGCCATGGCAGCGGGGGATCTACTGACCGTAGTCATCGAGGTCCTTGTGCATCAGGTGTTAAATCATTACTTTACGTGGAATTTTCTGAGGATTACTCCTGTGTGCAGAGTTATCGAGGTACTGAGGTTCACGGCCACATACTGCtctgtctggttcaccgtcaTGTTCACTTTCGATCGGTTTGTCGGCATCTGCTGtcagaagctgaaaacaaaatattgcaccgggAAAACTGCGGCTGTGGTTCTGACAACAACCGGCGtgctgtcctttctgaaaatCGTTCCCAGTTACTTTCTCTGGGAACCCGGACAGATAATCAACGATGTACCCTGGTTCTGTAAACTCAAGGCCAACACTTTCACTGACCTCGGATGGGTAATATACGATTGGCTCGACATAGTTTTAAATCCGTTCATCCCTTTCGCTGTGATTCTGCTGCTCAACGCTCTGACAGTCAGACACATTGTTGTGGCCAGTCGTGTCCGGAAGGGGCTGAGGGGTCAGAGCAAGGCGGAGAACCGCggtgacccggagatggagagccGGAGGAGGTCTGTGGTTTTACTCTTCACCCTCTCCGGCAGCTTCATCCTCCTGTGGATGACCCACGTTGTAAATTTCATGTATTATGAGATCTCAGGGATCGGATTCAATTTCAATGATTCTGAATGGATCTTTCACACGGGCGGAGCCCTGCTGAAGAATTTCAGCTGCTGCGCGAACACATTTATTTACGCGGTCACTCAGTCGAAATTCAGGGAGCAGCTGTTCAACGCGGTGAAATATCCGGTCACATCGTTGCTTCAGTTCATTACTCAGGCTTTGCACTGA